In a single window of the Streptomyces sp. CGMCC 4.7035 genome:
- a CDS encoding bestrophin-like domain has translation MSEWLVLTLAMAAACAVVVLVTLVRHRTAAEDDDPSETPDVIEYMTMWIGVVYAIVLGLAIAGVWEARNAAEDHVQAEAQALHEISERVRVYPPDVRDRIRADVNTYAGHVVGAEWKAMSDHGKVTVRGAELFQRIRQDVTDFEPRTDFQAQAYQPLLDQVTAADTARAARVDSMGSTMPGVVWFGLVSGAVVTIGMVFALQIRRTARELILAGLFSALIAFLLFLIWDFDAPYSRGIAASSEPFLALFPHLRG, from the coding sequence TTGTCGGAATGGCTTGTTCTCACCCTCGCGATGGCGGCCGCCTGTGCCGTCGTGGTCCTGGTGACGCTCGTACGGCACCGCACGGCCGCCGAGGACGACGATCCGTCCGAGACCCCGGACGTGATCGAGTACATGACGATGTGGATCGGCGTGGTGTACGCCATCGTCCTGGGCCTGGCCATCGCGGGGGTCTGGGAGGCCCGCAACGCCGCCGAGGACCATGTCCAGGCCGAGGCGCAGGCGTTGCACGAGATCTCGGAGCGGGTCCGGGTCTATCCGCCCGACGTCCGCGACCGCATCCGCGCCGACGTCAATACGTATGCCGGTCACGTGGTCGGCGCCGAGTGGAAGGCGATGTCGGACCACGGCAAGGTGACCGTCCGCGGCGCCGAACTGTTCCAGCGGATCCGTCAGGACGTCACCGACTTCGAGCCGAGGACGGACTTCCAGGCCCAGGCGTACCAGCCGCTCCTCGACCAGGTGACCGCGGCCGACACGGCGCGGGCCGCCCGTGTCGACTCGATGGGCTCGACCATGCCGGGGGTGGTGTGGTTCGGGCTGGTCTCGGGCGCCGTGGTCACCATCGGGATGGTGTTCGCGCTGCAGATCCGGCGTACGGCCCGCGAACTGATCCTCGCCGGGCTCTTCTCCGCGCTGATCGCCTTCCTGCTGTTCCTCATCTGGGACTTCGACGCGCCCTACAGCCGGGGCATCGCGGCCTCCTCGGAGCCGTTCCTGGCCCTGTTCCCGCACTTGCGCGGGTGA
- a CDS encoding polysaccharide deacetylase family protein yields the protein MKKDQPLIRRRALLAGAAVLGAAGAAGTAGVLTTADGARPVRGTAAVAGPQARTSLTTSAFRLQPMTGDAPAWRTPARTLVRHAPILRMSGRGRSMVLSFDDGPHPDYTPGILRTLREYDVRAMFFVCGEMAVDNKDLLREMADDGHIVGNHTWTHPLLTRLSRSRIRSEMERTCEVIEDAYGEAPLWFRAPYGAWNRAVFQFGAELGMEPLAWTLDSLDWRTPGTHKIVHRVEDGAAPGVVVLSHDAGGNRSQSVRALRDYLPYLLDSGYHITVPRRQFT from the coding sequence ATGAAAAAGGATCAGCCGCTCATCCGGCGCCGGGCGTTGCTCGCCGGCGCCGCCGTTCTGGGCGCGGCCGGGGCGGCGGGCACGGCCGGAGTGCTCACCACCGCCGACGGCGCACGGCCGGTGCGCGGCACCGCCGCGGTCGCCGGCCCGCAGGCGCGGACCTCGCTCACGACGTCGGCCTTCCGTCTGCAACCCATGACCGGAGACGCACCGGCGTGGCGCACGCCCGCGCGGACCCTCGTCCGCCACGCGCCGATCCTGCGCATGTCCGGACGCGGCAGGAGCATGGTGCTGTCCTTCGACGACGGCCCCCACCCCGACTACACCCCCGGCATCCTGCGCACCCTGCGCGAGTACGACGTGCGCGCGATGTTCTTCGTCTGCGGGGAAATGGCCGTCGACAACAAGGACCTGCTGCGCGAGATGGCCGACGACGGCCACATCGTCGGCAACCACACCTGGACCCATCCGCTGCTCACCCGGCTGTCCCGGTCGAGGATCCGCTCCGAGATGGAACGCACCTGCGAGGTCATCGAGGACGCGTACGGCGAGGCGCCGCTGTGGTTCCGTGCGCCGTACGGGGCCTGGAACCGTGCCGTCTTCCAGTTCGGCGCCGAGCTGGGCATGGAGCCGCTCGCCTGGACGTTGGACTCGCTCGACTGGAGGACCCCGGGCACCCACAAGATCGTCCACCGGGTGGAGGACGGCGCCGCTCCGGGCGTGGTCGTGCTCTCCCACGACGCGGGCGGCAACCGCTCGCAGAGCGTGCGGGCGCTGCGCGACTATCTGCCGTATCTGCTGGATTCCGGGTATCACATCACCGTGCCCAGGCGGCAGTTCACCTGA
- a CDS encoding universal stress protein, protein MTEQHSHQFERGTDGPKVIVVGVDGSDSSLRAAAYAAGLARRQRALLAVVYVQPVMAAGAVLGAPVAETTDEIAEDLVAYIREATERVKDIFDVRWEFHTFRGDPYNGLVKAADELKADAVVVGASEQAGHRIIGSVAIRLVKAGRWPVTVVP, encoded by the coding sequence GTGACGGAACAGCACTCGCACCAGTTCGAGCGGGGCACGGACGGGCCCAAGGTCATCGTCGTCGGCGTGGACGGCTCCGACTCCTCACTCCGTGCGGCGGCCTACGCGGCCGGCCTGGCCAGGCGGCAGCGCGCGCTGCTCGCGGTCGTCTACGTGCAGCCGGTCATGGCGGCGGGGGCGGTACTCGGGGCGCCGGTGGCCGAGACGACCGACGAGATCGCGGAGGACCTGGTCGCATACATCCGCGAGGCCACCGAGCGGGTCAAGGACATATTCGACGTGCGCTGGGAGTTCCACACCTTCCGCGGCGACCCCTACAACGGCCTGGTCAAGGCGGCCGACGAGCTGAAGGCGGACGCGGTCGTGGTGGGCGCCTCCGAGCAGGCCGGGCACCGGATCATCGGCTCGGTGGCGATCCGGCTGGTGAAGGCGGGGCGCTGGCCGGTGACGGTCGTACCGTAA
- a CDS encoding SCO0930 family lipoprotein, producing the protein MKTSWRSASLVATATAVLALTTACGQESGTQSTGSQNVGATAAAGGLISSTAAPGNGYGADSNTAPSASADAGGQSAGELAVADNAKLGKIVTDSAGFTLYRFDMDTAEPPKSSCDGDCAKTWPPVPADGATVASGIDQSLLGEVTRADGTKQLTIAGWPMYRYVKDTKAGDANGQGVKGTWFATAPTGKKAGSSASLPGLSVRNDPKLGQIIVDKNGMTVYRFLKDKAWPKPVSNCVGACLEKWPAVEPVDINNTKGIVKKGFMSFTRPDGGKQQTINCWPIYTFSGDTAPGDTNGQGVGGTWYAVSPDGKPVGVSK; encoded by the coding sequence ATGAAGACATCCTGGCGGAGCGCCTCCCTCGTGGCGACAGCTACGGCCGTGCTGGCGCTCACGACGGCGTGCGGTCAGGAGAGCGGCACCCAGTCGACGGGCAGCCAGAACGTGGGGGCCACCGCTGCTGCGGGCGGTTTGATTTCCAGCACCGCAGCCCCCGGAAACGGCTACGGTGCCGACTCCAACACCGCGCCGAGCGCCTCGGCCGACGCGGGTGGCCAGTCCGCGGGTGAGCTGGCCGTGGCCGACAACGCGAAGCTCGGCAAGATCGTCACCGACAGCGCCGGCTTCACCCTCTACCGCTTCGACATGGACACGGCCGAACCGCCGAAGTCCTCCTGCGACGGTGACTGCGCCAAGACGTGGCCGCCGGTTCCCGCCGACGGTGCCACAGTCGCCTCCGGTATCGACCAGTCCCTGCTCGGCGAGGTCACCCGTGCCGACGGCACCAAGCAGCTGACCATCGCCGGCTGGCCGATGTACCGCTACGTCAAGGACACCAAGGCCGGCGACGCCAACGGTCAGGGCGTGAAGGGCACCTGGTTCGCGACCGCGCCCACCGGTAAGAAGGCCGGTTCCTCCGCCTCCCTGCCCGGCCTGTCCGTCCGTAACGACCCCAAGCTCGGCCAGATCATCGTCGACAAGAACGGCATGACGGTCTACCGCTTCCTGAAGGACAAGGCGTGGCCGAAGCCGGTGTCGAACTGCGTGGGCGCCTGCCTGGAGAAGTGGCCCGCCGTCGAGCCGGTCGACATCAACAACACGAAGGGCATCGTGAAGAAGGGCTTCATGAGCTTCACCCGCCCGGACGGCGGCAAGCAGCAGACGATCAACTGCTGGCCCATCTACACCTTCTCCGGTGACACGGCCCCCGGAGACACCAACGGCCAGGGCGTGGGCGGTACGTGGTACGCCGTCTCGCCCGACGGAAAGCCGGTCGGCGTGTCGAAGTAG
- a CDS encoding sigma-70 family RNA polymerase sigma factor, whose product MTAGTTTPSTGTTAEHELAELQREHGRPLFALLLRLSDGDRQRAEDLLQETFVRAWQHPEALRAHDFTSVRPWLLTVGRRLAIDARRARQARPAEVGDAVLENARVIADHAERSAAMLDVREAVKTLTPEHREVLVQVYFRGASVAEAAEVLGIPPGTVKSRAYYALRALRRVLPGYAADLR is encoded by the coding sequence ATGACGGCCGGAACCACCACCCCCTCCACCGGGACGACCGCCGAGCACGAGCTGGCCGAGCTGCAGCGCGAGCACGGCCGCCCCCTCTTCGCGCTGCTGCTCAGGCTCAGCGACGGCGACCGCCAGCGCGCCGAGGATCTGTTGCAGGAGACGTTCGTACGCGCCTGGCAACACCCCGAAGCGCTCCGCGCGCATGATTTCACCTCCGTGCGCCCCTGGCTGCTCACCGTCGGCCGGCGGCTCGCCATCGACGCGCGGCGGGCCCGCCAGGCGCGTCCCGCCGAGGTCGGGGACGCCGTACTGGAGAACGCGCGGGTGATCGCCGATCACGCGGAGCGGTCCGCCGCCATGCTCGATGTACGCGAGGCTGTGAAGACACTCACTCCCGAGCACCGGGAAGTGCTGGTGCAGGTGTACTTCCGTGGGGCCAGTGTGGCGGAGGCCGCCGAGGTCCTGGGCATTCCGCCCGGTACGGTGAAGTCCCGCGCGTACTACGCGCTGCGCGCCCTGCGCCGGGTTCTTCCGGGATACGCGGCCGACCTGCGGTGA
- a CDS encoding type VII secretion target: MGFDVHADDLDSYATQVGRAAEDFQHAGRYALQHGDVAVSNEGLFGLIAGAHGGVLERVSAALTKAESVLRAAQTELVKSAQYYRETDHGNAATLDATYPTSKR; the protein is encoded by the coding sequence ATGGGATTCGACGTTCACGCGGACGATCTCGACAGCTATGCCACGCAAGTCGGAAGAGCCGCCGAGGACTTCCAGCACGCCGGCCGTTACGCCCTGCAGCACGGCGATGTGGCGGTGTCCAACGAGGGCCTGTTCGGCCTGATCGCGGGCGCGCACGGCGGTGTCCTGGAACGCGTGAGCGCGGCGCTTACCAAGGCGGAGTCCGTGCTGAGGGCAGCCCAGACGGAACTGGTCAAAAGCGCCCAGTACTACCGCGAGACCGACCACGGCAACGCGGCCACGCTCGATGCCACCTACCCCACCAGTAAGCGCTGA
- a CDS encoding zf-HC2 domain-containing protein: protein MRSLERHRDVGAYALGVLDEAEAFHFEDHLMECPSCTAHVTEFRPAARQLMLYRRATPRSVHPLAAPGPRLLERLLDEVSTKHRSRRRRWLYAVAAAVVFAVGGSTIAMVSEHASSPASTAMTATDPKTGVWAEVTAEDRVWGSQIDVTVKDKSGPHSCLLVAVGKDGSEQTVTSWMVPADDGEATTMQGGAALPSQDIDHYEVRTKDGQHLVTLKSR from the coding sequence ATGAGGTCCCTTGAACGCCATCGCGATGTCGGCGCCTACGCGCTCGGCGTCCTGGACGAGGCGGAAGCCTTCCACTTCGAGGACCACCTCATGGAGTGCCCGAGTTGCACGGCACACGTGACGGAGTTCCGCCCCGCCGCACGGCAGCTGATGCTGTACCGCAGGGCGACCCCGCGGTCCGTGCACCCCCTCGCGGCACCCGGGCCGCGGCTGCTGGAGCGGCTGCTCGACGAGGTGTCGACCAAGCACCGCAGCAGGCGCAGGCGCTGGCTGTACGCCGTCGCGGCCGCCGTGGTGTTCGCGGTCGGCGGCTCGACGATCGCGATGGTCTCCGAACACGCCTCGTCCCCGGCTTCGACGGCGATGACCGCGACCGACCCGAAGACGGGCGTATGGGCCGAGGTCACCGCCGAGGACCGGGTCTGGGGCAGCCAGATCGACGTGACGGTCAAGGACAAGTCCGGCCCGCACTCCTGCCTGCTCGTGGCGGTCGGCAAGGACGGCTCGGAGCAGACGGTGACGAGCTGGATGGTGCCCGCGGACGACGGCGAGGCGACCACCATGCAGGGGGGCGCTGCGCTGCCGTCCCAGGACATCGACCACTACGAGGTACGCACCAAGGACGGGCAGCACCTGGTCACGCTGAAGTCCCGGTGA
- the lysX gene encoding bifunctional lysylphosphatidylglycerol synthetase/lysine--tRNA ligase LysX, translated as MSATVQATGSPHATGPARPARRLLGKVPEGFAAFFGALGLLCALLAFVVPLRRPLRPVIHLLDALLVPVSESLAYAVFLFLLAGATAARKKVAWWLVVVYLGLVVLADTLGIAAGLYAESIPSLVLVALALVLLIAAREEFYAASRRGAVRRALAVLLAGLAVAILLGWGLVELFPGTLQHGQRLLWAANRVCGGLVSGRSFTGRPPHWVAFLLGLFGALALLNAAATLFRSQRMEAALHGDEERRIRALLQAYGGDDSLGYFATRRDKAVVFSPSGKAAVTYRVEVGVCLASGDPVGDREAWPHAIQAWLDVARRHAWAPAVMGASEDGARAYARAGLGALQLGDEAILHVADFDLHGRDMRVTRQAVARVERTGARCRVRRHSTLTDEEMEEIIDKADAWRDTETERGFSMALDRLGDPADGCCLLVEALGADGRLLALLSFVPWGPDGISLDLMRRDRTAPNGVMEFMVAELCAAAGKLGVRRVSLNFAVFRSVFEEGARIGAGPVLRLWRRLLLFLSRWWQLEALYRSNAKYHPEWYPRFICYGDAASLARIGLASGIAEGFVPVPSLRTLWGKGHRAGGPRPATTEALPPLSALGPEEGAEARAADVSAALPEQVRLRHRKLDRLRADGVDPYPVGVPPPTHTLAGARDASAGERVTVAGRVMLVRDFGGIVFVVLRDWSGDLQLALTRARSGSALERFTQDVDIGDHITAAGEKGTSDRGEPTVFVLSWQLTGACLRPLPDKRRGLTDPEAKVRRRYLDLVVGPRAREIVRARSAAVQALRQGLLDRGFLEVETPMLQQIHGGANARPFTTHINAYDLDLYLRIAPELYLKRLCVGGLEKVFEMGRTFRNEGVSHKHNPEFTMLEAYQAFADYDTMLDLTRELVQDAARAAFGAPVARKDGTEYDISGPWPVKTVYGAISQALGEEVDADTDLTVLHRHCDRSGVPYRADDGRGEIVLEMYERLVEQRTKLPTFYKDFPTEVSPLTRQHRADPRLAERWDLVAFGTELGTAYSELTDPVEQRRRLTAQSLLAAEGDPEAMELDEDFLDALEYAMPPTGGLGIGVDRLIMFLTGLTIRETLPFPLVRRR; from the coding sequence ATGAGCGCCACCGTGCAGGCCACCGGTTCCCCGCACGCCACCGGGCCCGCCCGGCCGGCCCGGCGCCTCCTCGGCAAGGTGCCCGAGGGCTTCGCCGCCTTCTTCGGTGCCCTCGGCCTCCTGTGCGCGCTGCTCGCGTTCGTCGTCCCCCTGCGCCGCCCGTTGCGCCCGGTGATCCATCTCCTCGACGCGCTGCTCGTACCGGTCAGCGAGAGCCTCGCCTACGCCGTCTTCCTCTTCCTTCTGGCCGGCGCGACCGCCGCCCGCAAGAAGGTCGCCTGGTGGCTGGTCGTCGTCTACCTCGGACTGGTGGTCCTCGCCGACACCCTCGGTATCGCGGCGGGCCTGTACGCCGAGTCCATCCCCTCCCTCGTGCTCGTCGCACTCGCACTGGTCCTGCTGATCGCGGCCCGCGAGGAGTTCTACGCCGCCTCCCGGCGCGGCGCCGTCCGGCGCGCCCTCGCCGTACTGCTGGCCGGGCTCGCCGTGGCGATCCTGCTCGGCTGGGGGCTGGTGGAGTTGTTCCCGGGCACGCTCCAGCACGGTCAACGGCTGCTGTGGGCCGCCAACCGGGTTTGCGGCGGACTCGTCTCCGGGCGCTCCTTCACCGGGCGGCCACCCCACTGGGTCGCCTTCCTCCTCGGCCTCTTCGGCGCCCTCGCCCTGCTGAACGCCGCCGCCACCCTCTTCCGCTCCCAGCGCATGGAGGCGGCGCTGCACGGCGACGAGGAGCGCCGCATCCGGGCCCTGCTCCAGGCGTACGGCGGGGACGACTCCCTCGGCTACTTCGCCACCCGCCGCGACAAGGCCGTCGTCTTCTCACCCAGCGGCAAGGCCGCCGTCACCTACCGCGTCGAGGTCGGCGTGTGCCTGGCCAGCGGTGACCCCGTGGGCGACCGCGAGGCCTGGCCGCACGCCATTCAGGCCTGGCTGGACGTGGCCCGTCGCCATGCGTGGGCCCCCGCCGTCATGGGCGCATCCGAGGACGGCGCCAGGGCGTACGCCCGCGCCGGGCTCGGCGCGCTCCAGCTCGGCGACGAGGCGATCCTGCACGTCGCCGACTTCGACCTGCACGGCCGTGACATGCGGGTCACCCGGCAGGCCGTGGCCCGGGTCGAACGCACCGGCGCGAGATGCCGAGTCCGCCGCCACTCCACCCTCACCGACGAGGAGATGGAGGAGATCATCGACAAGGCCGACGCCTGGCGCGACACCGAGACCGAGCGCGGCTTCTCCATGGCCCTGGACCGGCTCGGCGACCCCGCCGACGGCTGCTGCCTGCTCGTCGAGGCCCTCGGCGCGGACGGCAGGCTCCTCGCACTGCTGTCCTTCGTGCCCTGGGGCCCGGACGGCATCTCGCTGGACCTGATGCGGCGTGATCGCACCGCGCCCAACGGCGTCATGGAGTTCATGGTCGCCGAGCTGTGCGCGGCGGCCGGCAAACTCGGCGTACGACGTGTCTCGCTGAACTTCGCGGTCTTCCGTTCGGTGTTCGAGGAGGGCGCCCGCATCGGTGCCGGCCCCGTGCTCAGGCTCTGGCGCCGGCTGCTGCTGTTCTTGTCCCGGTGGTGGCAACTGGAGGCGCTGTACCGCTCCAACGCCAAATACCACCCCGAGTGGTACCCACGCTTCATCTGCTACGGCGACGCCGCCTCCCTCGCCCGCATCGGACTGGCGTCCGGAATCGCCGAGGGCTTCGTCCCCGTGCCCTCGCTGCGCACGCTGTGGGGCAAGGGGCACCGCGCGGGGGGTCCGCGGCCCGCGACCACCGAGGCCCTGCCGCCGCTGTCGGCACTCGGCCCGGAGGAGGGGGCGGAAGCCCGGGCCGCCGACGTGAGCGCCGCTCTGCCCGAACAGGTCCGCCTCCGCCACCGCAAGCTCGACCGTCTGCGCGCCGACGGCGTCGACCCCTACCCCGTGGGCGTCCCGCCGCCCACGCACACCCTCGCCGGGGCCCGCGACGCTTCCGCGGGGGAGCGGGTGACGGTCGCCGGCCGCGTGATGCTCGTACGGGACTTCGGCGGCATCGTCTTCGTCGTCCTGCGCGACTGGTCGGGCGACCTCCAGCTCGCGCTCACCCGCGCGCGTTCCGGGTCCGCCCTCGAACGGTTCACCCAGGATGTCGACATCGGCGACCACATCACCGCGGCGGGCGAGAAGGGCACCAGCGACAGGGGCGAGCCGACCGTCTTCGTCCTGTCCTGGCAGCTCACGGGCGCGTGTCTGCGCCCCCTGCCCGACAAGCGCCGGGGTCTCACCGATCCCGAGGCCAAGGTGCGCCGCCGCTATCTCGACCTGGTGGTCGGCCCGCGGGCGCGCGAGATCGTACGGGCCCGCTCCGCCGCCGTACAGGCACTGCGCCAGGGGCTGCTCGACCGCGGCTTCCTGGAGGTCGAGACCCCGATGCTCCAGCAGATCCACGGCGGCGCGAACGCCCGGCCCTTCACCACGCACATCAACGCCTACGACCTGGACCTGTACCTGCGCATCGCGCCCGAGCTGTATCTGAAACGGCTGTGTGTCGGCGGCCTGGAGAAGGTCTTCGAGATGGGGCGCACCTTCCGCAACGAGGGCGTCTCCCACAAGCACAACCCCGAGTTCACGATGCTGGAGGCGTACCAGGCCTTCGCCGACTACGACACCATGCTCGACCTCACCCGGGAACTGGTCCAGGACGCCGCGCGGGCCGCTTTCGGTGCGCCCGTCGCGCGCAAGGACGGCACCGAGTACGACATCTCCGGGCCGTGGCCGGTGAAGACGGTGTACGGGGCGATCTCCCAGGCGCTGGGGGAGGAGGTCGACGCCGACACGGACCTCACCGTGCTGCACCGGCACTGCGACCGTTCGGGCGTGCCGTACAGGGCGGACGACGGCCGCGGCGAGATCGTCCTGGAGATGTACGAGCGGCTGGTCGAACAGAGGACGAAGCTGCCCACGTTCTACAAGGACTTCCCGACCGAAGTCTCCCCGCTCACCCGGCAGCACCGCGCCGATCCGCGCCTCGCGGAGCGCTGGGACCTGGTCGCCTTCGGCACCGAACTCGGCACCGCCTACTCGGAGCTGACCGACCCCGTGGAACAGCGGCGCAGGCTCACGGCACAGTCGTTGCTGGCGGCCGAGGGAGACCCCGAGGCGATGGAACTCGACGAGGACTTCCTCGACGCCCTGGAGTACGCGATGCCCCCCACGGGTGGCCTGGGTATCGGCGTGGATCGTCTGATCATGTTCCTCACGGGCCTCACGATCCGCGAGACCCTTCCGTTCCCCCTGGTACGCCGCCGCTGA
- a CDS encoding Fpg/Nei family DNA glycosylase has protein sequence MPELPEVEALKDFLTDHLVGREVVRVLPVAISVLKTYDPPVTAFEGRAVTAVRRYGKFLDLEADGLHFVTHLARAGWLQWKDRLPDGAPRPGKGPLALRVALETGEGFDLTEAGTQKRLAVYVVRDPREVPGVARLGPDPLAADFDEQRFATLLEGERRQIKGALRDQSLIAGVGNAYSDEILHAAGMSPFKLASSLSPQETHRLYEALRTTLMEAVERSRGLAAGRLKAEKKSGLRVHGRAGEPCPVCGDTIREVSFSDSSLQYCPTCQTGGKPLADRRMSRLLK, from the coding sequence ATGCCGGAACTGCCCGAGGTGGAAGCGCTCAAGGACTTCCTCACCGATCATCTCGTCGGCCGCGAGGTCGTTCGGGTGCTGCCCGTCGCGATCAGCGTCCTGAAGACGTACGACCCTCCGGTCACCGCCTTCGAGGGCCGCGCGGTCACGGCCGTGCGCCGGTACGGCAAGTTCCTCGACCTGGAGGCCGACGGACTGCACTTCGTCACGCATCTGGCCCGCGCGGGCTGGCTCCAGTGGAAGGACCGCCTCCCCGACGGCGCACCCCGCCCCGGCAAGGGCCCGCTCGCCCTGCGGGTCGCACTGGAGACGGGGGAGGGCTTCGACCTGACGGAGGCGGGCACACAAAAGCGGCTCGCGGTGTATGTCGTACGGGATCCGCGGGAAGTCCCGGGCGTGGCCCGCCTGGGCCCGGATCCGCTGGCCGCGGACTTCGACGAGCAGCGCTTCGCGACGCTCCTGGAGGGCGAGCGCCGGCAGATCAAGGGCGCGTTGCGCGACCAGAGCCTGATCGCGGGCGTGGGCAACGCCTACAGCGACGAGATCCTGCACGCGGCCGGGATGTCCCCGTTCAAGCTGGCGTCGTCGTTGTCGCCACAGGAGACGCACCGCCTGTACGAGGCGCTGCGCACCACGCTCATGGAGGCGGTGGAGCGCTCGCGCGGCCTGGCCGCCGGTCGTCTGAAGGCGGAGAAGAAGAGCGGGCTCAGGGTCCACGGCCGCGCCGGGGAGCCCTGCCCGGTGTGCGGCGACACGATCCGCGAGGTGTCCTTCAGCGACTCCTCGCTGCAGTACTGCCCGACGTGCCAGACGGGCGGCAAGCCGTTGGCGGATCGCAGGATGTCACGACTGCTCAAGTAG
- a CDS encoding class F sortase, whose product MSASGSAEGEERQKKRAPWGVIALVLLTGISLVRNGSGEFTAGPPQPASAAAPGTGGIPSPAFTKTPDALPYSPVERVRIPGLQIDAPVVPVGLDLSGWVDAPPPQNPNLAGWFTGAVSPGEKGTAVIVGHVDNEQGPAVFYGLGALRKGNRVEVRRQDGKTAVFEVYGNEVFNKTQFPGDRVYGNKGTPELRVITCGGGFSEENGYTGNVVVFAHLVEVR is encoded by the coding sequence ATGTCTGCGTCCGGGTCTGCCGAAGGGGAGGAGCGGCAGAAGAAGCGCGCCCCGTGGGGCGTGATCGCGCTTGTTCTGCTGACGGGCATCTCCCTTGTTCGGAACGGCTCCGGAGAGTTCACCGCGGGCCCGCCGCAGCCCGCGTCGGCGGCGGCCCCGGGCACCGGTGGCATCCCGAGCCCCGCCTTCACCAAGACGCCCGACGCCCTGCCGTACTCCCCGGTCGAGCGTGTCCGCATCCCGGGGCTCCAGATCGACGCCCCCGTCGTGCCGGTCGGCCTGGACCTCTCCGGCTGGGTGGACGCGCCGCCGCCCCAGAACCCCAATCTCGCGGGCTGGTTCACGGGTGCGGTCTCACCCGGCGAGAAGGGCACGGCCGTGATCGTGGGCCACGTCGACAACGAGCAGGGGCCCGCCGTCTTCTACGGGCTCGGCGCGCTGCGGAAGGGAAACCGCGTCGAGGTCCGGCGTCAGGACGGGAAGACCGCGGTGTTCGAGGTCTACGGCAACGAGGTCTTCAACAAGACCCAGTTCCCCGGCGACCGTGTCTACGGGAACAAGGGCACGCCGGAACTGCGCGTGATCACCTGCGGGGGAGGCTTCTCCGAGGAGAACGGCTACACCGGGAACGTGGTGGTCTTCGCCCATCTGGTGGAGGTGCGCTGA